The following coding sequences are from one Nitrospirota bacterium window:
- a CDS encoding sulfite oxidase-like oxidoreductase produces MQEPNEKLIAKKEEWAKVKRGLVEDGVVQDHRARGNRLPPGQHLSKGWPVLDLGIHPDLPLDKWTLTVSGLIEHPFTWTWEQFLAQPQVELITDFHCVTTWSTFDNIWQGVLFRHIMQVATLKPEAKFVYFTGYDNYSTNLPLDACDDDDVLLIHSWNGNSLPKEHGGPVRMHIPKRYAWKGSKWVKEIIFLENDKPGYWEVRGYSNTAFPWDEDRYA; encoded by the coding sequence ATGCAAGAACCGAATGAAAAGCTTATTGCCAAGAAGGAAGAATGGGCCAAGGTTAAGCGTGGACTCGTCGAGGACGGTGTGGTGCAAGACCATCGGGCCAGGGGCAATCGGCTCCCGCCAGGTCAGCACCTCAGCAAGGGCTGGCCGGTGTTGGACCTAGGCATCCACCCCGATCTGCCGCTAGATAAATGGACGCTGACCGTCAGCGGACTTATTGAGCATCCCTTCACCTGGACCTGGGAGCAATTTCTGGCTCAGCCGCAGGTTGAACTTATCACCGACTTTCATTGCGTCACGACCTGGAGCACTTTCGACAACATCTGGCAAGGCGTCCTGTTCCGTCACATCATGCAAGTAGCCACGCTCAAGCCAGAAGCCAAGTTCGTCTACTTCACCGGTTATGATAACTATTCCACCAACCTGCCGCTGGACGCCTGCGACGACGATGATGTGCTCCTGATTCACAGCTGGAACGGCAACTCGCTCCCCAAAGAGCACGGCGGGCCGGTGCGAATGCATATCCCAAAACGCTACGCCTGGAAGGGCTCAAAGTGGGTGAAGGAAATTATCTTTCTGGAAAACGACAAACCGGGGTATTGGGAAGTGCGCGGCTACTCGAATACGGCGTTCCCCTGGGACGAAGACCGGTACGCATGA
- a CDS encoding response regulator transcription factor, translated as MERIKVLISDDHRVVREGLSAILKTKENIEVVGEAQDGQEAVEKARSLVPDVILMDVSMPRMGGVEATRIIKREFPHIGIIALTMYEEQQYIFDLVRAGATGYLLKDTDSAQIVAAIRAVYRGESLIHPSVASKILAEFSLLAQRKGKKPGWVEHDLTEREITVLRLVADGKTNKEIANNLDLSEKTVKNHVRNIFHKLQVYDRTQAAILAIRKGLIELEPRP; from the coding sequence ATGGAGCGTATTAAGGTTCTCATCTCGGACGATCACCGCGTGGTTCGGGAGGGACTCTCCGCCATCCTGAAGACCAAGGAAAATATCGAAGTAGTCGGGGAGGCGCAGGATGGCCAGGAGGCCGTTGAGAAAGCCCGCTCGCTCGTGCCGGACGTGATCCTGATGGATGTCAGTATGCCCCGGATGGGCGGGGTCGAGGCGACGCGGATCATTAAACGGGAATTTCCGCATATCGGCATCATTGCGCTGACGATGTATGAAGAACAGCAATATATCTTCGATCTGGTCCGGGCGGGTGCGACCGGATACTTGCTCAAAGACACGGATTCGGCGCAGATCGTGGCGGCGATTCGGGCCGTCTATCGAGGCGAATCGCTCATCCATCCCTCGGTGGCCAGCAAGATTCTCGCGGAGTTTTCCTTGTTGGCTCAACGCAAGGGCAAGAAGCCGGGCTGGGTAGAGCATGATTTGACGGAACGGGAGATCACCGTGCTGCGGCTCGTGGCAGACGGGAAGACGAACAAGGAAATCGCCAACAATCTTGATCTAAGCGAAAAGACCGTCAAAAACCATGTGCGGAATATTTTTCATAAGCTGCAGGTCTACGACCGGACGCAGGCGGCGATTCTGGCGATTCGGAAGGGATTGATCGAGCTGGAGCCCAGGCCGTAA